A segment of the Anopheles cruzii chromosome 2, idAnoCruzAS_RS32_06, whole genome shotgun sequence genome:
TCGCCAGAAGCTTCCCGTTCGCAACACTATCCGCAACACCACCTCCACTACCACCATCTTTAATCGGCACTtcgacaccggcaccaccacttTCGCCACCGTACGCGTCACCAACACCACTGCCGACCTCGGAATGCGCCGGCAACTCCGACGCATCGCTGTCGGTCTCATTGTAATTTCGTTTTCTGGTACCCCCCACTGTTGTTCGTCCACCATTGCGGCCACCAGCATTATTACTCGCCGTTGGTCGGTGTTGCTGcagttgttgctgctgctgctgctgcggtttggTGCTGGCAGCAGAAACTGCACTatttccgccgccgctgctactgccgccACTGTTACTACCACTATTCACACTGTTTACGGTGGCAAAGTTGCtaccaccgtcaccaccacaactactgctactactactacaactAGTACTATTGCTACTGCTATTCGTCCTTCCGGCGGCCACGCCGGTACCGGCAACTGAAACGCTCTGCAGCAGTTCGCGGTTTGTTTGCTGGTGCGGCTGCTCAGCACCGACTACAAtgtcactgctgctgctgttggcaaAGGTCGTCGTACCATTCACGACGGAGCCACTCGGCTCAGCCGCAGCGACGAAGGAGCTTCCCGATGGCGCGGTCGTTGTTGCTGCGGGCATGCCAATAGTGTTGCTGATGCTTGCGCCGGTTGACGATGTAGTTCGTAAATCAATGTTATTAACCACGCCACCACAGTGCGTCCGATTGTACACCAAATCTTGATCACCACTTGAACTCTTATTCACCAGAAgtctgccgctgctgttggcgCTGTTGGTGCTGCCACCGTTCACTAAATAGATGGGCGTAACACCGCCGCCCATGCCACCGATACTGTCAGCACCTCCACCACCGTCGGGGTTGTGGTAGGTACTGTTGTTATCCCGCAACGCATCCATAGCGGATTCATCCGTGGGCGTTCCAATAGATGGATCATTGGAAGCCAAGCTGGCAACGTACGCGCGCAACTGGGCGAGCTCCTTCTCCAGCTCGTCCCTGCCGTCCTTGGTTTGTTTCAGTTCTTGCTGAAGAAACACGATGGTGCCCTGCATACCCTCGACATCCTCGTCTAGCTCCTGTAGAAAATCATCCAATTCTGaagggagaaagagaacgGAGGAAAACGGAATGTTTAGTGCAACGTTATCTATGGTGAACTGATAATAACAAAACATGGTAAAATGGTCAATTCCTCAAGTATTATTCTGAGGAAAATAAGAGTGATCTTCTTAGGGCCAGTTTGGAACGATCGGTGATCTCTAAAACTTTGCACTGCGTTTCAACGTTCCATTTACACTGAAGCTAATCGGTTGTCTGTGCAGAAGCCCAGAGTAACATCCCTCAAACATGTTCGCTTACCCAGTTGCGATTTTTTCACTTCCTCGTTGTAGCTCTTCTGCAGTGCCAGCTCGCTCTCTAGCTTAGCCAACCGCCCGTTGGAGGTCATTTTGCCCAGTTCCTCATTTTCCTGGTACAGTAACCGGCACTTGGCCATAAGGCGCTTGCCAGTGTTCGAGTCGGGTGTAAACTTCCACGCGGACAgttcgttttgtgtttcctCCAGCTTGGCTTTGGTGGCCTGCAGTTCCGCTTTGAGCTTTTGAAAGAGTATATTGACAGCTGGGTCCAGTAGAGCTGAGCGCAGAGCTGCCGGACCGGGTGCTTGCGCTGCCTTAAGTTCCGTAATCTGATTCTGTGGATTGGAAAGAGCAGAAGAAAGTTTAAGCAGCCAAATTCATATCGCGTAGCGGCCGCGGATGATACACGGTTTCCTTCGGACACTTACGACATAATCCTGAATTTCTTGCTCTTTAATTGTCAACCTCCGCACGAGAAGACGCTCACGGCGTTGAGACTCGCTGTATTgttgtttgagttttgtttccgATTCTTTAACTGCCTGAAGATCAGCTTCATAGAGTTAAATGGTGGAGGAAAATGATAAACAATTAGTTAGataatcaataaaacataGGTTTTGTTTAATACATTGGTAGACCGCTCAGAGACAGGACCCGCCTGGTAACTAATAGAAACCCGCACATATGTGACGAATCTAACAACCCATATCTAACCCATGGCGATAAACTGAACAATcttatcaaacaaaaaaatccttcAGTAAAAGTACCAAAGTCCCTTcagtaaaataaaagaatCGAAAGAACGATGAAAAGTCGCAACCAATCCTTCTATATCTGTATATTCTATTTGTTTATAAACAATCCGACACAACTGATTCCTGCAAAATGTTTACGTGATTTTCAGTTGAAACTCAAATCCGCGACGAATGATAACACCTATCAGAAAACTTCTTTGGCCAACACTAACACCAACAAATGATTTCGATTGTGTACATTGGAAGgtttatacagggtgttccatcgCGACCCATAccattgaaatgttaaataactacaccatttttcagtcgattttgacaaatgaaaaagatttatttagagtatagaatgccgtttattaacaactcactcagaatacaatatcgatcaaatgaccggCTCCAttggacacacaaaaagcggcgcttttttgggcacttttgattgtttttgacaacatttcggtaatagacaacgtaatagcagcaatttccgctgtgatgttagctttcagttcttcaacggtcttcggttggctggcatacaccttactTTTCACTCTTCATAGCCCcgcagaaagaagtcagaagaaattcggcattaataagcacgcacagttttcacaatTGAATGAGTATTTTCAATAAAGaacgctacaatttcagcccgctgtTGTAGCGTAATTTGATCAATGATTAAGACGGCATAAATGGACGCTTTAGAATTagactgatttgtcaaaatcgattgaaaaatggcggagttgtttaacatttcaataatatgggtcgtgatggaacaccctgtatgtTTTCCCATTGGAAGCGGATTATATGTTATTTTTTCCTCACGTACACCATTTTACGTTCGCCACATAAAACCTTACCGAGGAACATCGCTCGCAACATGACGTTGACTTTTGACCAGAGCAGAGGAACTTTGTAACTGCGCCAGCGCATGGTCACACTAACAAACATTCTTTATATGTCTCTTGACCATTTGAATGCATTCGATCGGATTATTATTACTAGTAAACTGTATTAAACTAGCAATAAGCAGTTAAGTACTGATTTTTATAGTCGAATAAGTTCACCAGTTTGATGGTTAAGATCGATTGTGTCGAATGCCTTGGGACAGATCTTGGGATGACCCCAACATTAAATTAACGTTTGAGATAATGAAATTGAAGTTGAATTCACATTTTTAGCATCTGTAGGCTCagtgtttacatttttcccactgagaaacacattttttctTACTCTTTTTGAgcaatttatgaatttttggttttggtaAGCATATTTGCTTAATATAACATTTTGTTTCGTAAAACCCTTACCGCTACGATACTAATACGTATTGATCAAAAGAGGGGAAGATAAACTGGTCGTAAGCATGCGACAGTAGAGCTTTCATTGCCAATGTTTGGCCATAGTTAAAAGGCGACTGTTTGTGGAAATCTTTTAAAACAAAGATTTAGATATTGTCAACATTACTGGAAACGGTCATACCGTTTGAAAGAATTAAAACCATCGGATTGCCCTACGGGTGATAGCTGATtccttttcattcattttcaacATATCAAAGAAAGTACACCAAAGTGTATAGTTTTCAATTTGATGCGAATATGATCAATTTCGCTTTGCAATAATTGGCTTTCGTTCATCGATACATGCGCGATCGACGTGGtgtaaaaaatacaacaaTAGCAATCGTTGCATGTCGTTTCACACGGTCCCAAGATTGCGCCGGTTGCTATGATTGTGATACGAATGTGGTGCGCTTACCTTCCAACATGCGGCAGTGATACTCCAACGTGTGTTTTTCTCCGAGTTCACCCCGTGCACGGCTTAAGGATGCTACCACTGTTCCTGTGCTTCCCCCAGTGCCGCCGAGCGTTCCACTGCCCGAGGCTACCGAAGGAGCCGCGATATCGggtgctactggtgctgcaACTTTCACCGCTGCGTCAGCGGTtccagttgctgctgcttccgacGGCGACGTGCCGAAACCGGTTGAGGTTTCGGCTTCATCGGAAGCTGTGTATGCAATCGGGACACTGTCGGTCGCACTTCCACTGTCCGAATGACCACTCGACTGCTGGACACAGGCATCGGTACCAGATTCGGCACCTGTGGCGGGTTCCAGAGCAGCATTGCTCGACGCCACACCACCTCCGGCGACGTTTGTTTTCGTGCCCGCGACGACCACAACCGCGTCACCGGCGCCAGGTTTCACTGCGGCGACGCTGCTTCCGCTAGTAGCACCGGCAGAGGTGTTCTTAGTAGTGCAGCCTGTGGACtcgtcgttgctgctgccaccgctcACTACACTATTATTGCTCCCGTTGGCATGAATCGCAGTAGCACTGTCGGCAGTAGCAACACTAGTAGTACTGCAGGATCCGATCGCAGTGGCTGTCGCACTCGGCGCTGCGGTTACTGTGGATGATGACAACACTCCCGTTGCTACCGctcctactgctgctgctgctgctactgtggTCGATAAAGCAGGCACTGTTGTCGCTGGCACAACAACATTCTGATGGTGAGAATGGTGATGATCCGGAGCAGACTGTGCTTTTGCGTTTTCAGGGGCACTCATTG
Coding sequences within it:
- the LOC128275591 gene encoding keratin, type I cytoskeletal 9, with amino-acid sequence MSAPENAKAQSAPDHHHSHHQNVVVPATTVPALSTTVAAAAAVGAVATGVLSSSTVTAAPSATATAIGSCSTTSVATADSATAIHANGSNNSVVSGGSSNDESTGCTTKNTSAGATSGSSVAAVKPGAGDAVVVVAGTKTNVAGGGVASSNAALEPATGAESGTDACVQQSSGHSDSGSATDSVPIAYTASDEAETSTGFGTSPSEAAATGTADAAVKVAAPVAPDIAAPSVASGSGTLGGTGGSTGTVVASLSRARGELGEKHTLEYHCRMLEADLQAVKESETKLKQQYSESQRRERLLVRRLTIKEQEIQDYVNQITELKAAQAPGPAALRSALLDPAVNILFQKLKAELQATKAKLEETQNELSAWKFTPDSNTGKRLMAKCRLLYQENEELGKMTSNGRLAKLESELALQKSYNEEVKKSQLELDDFLQELDEDVEGMQGTIVFLQQELKQTKDGRDELEKELAQLRAYVASLASNDPSIGTPTDESAMDALRDNNSTYHNPDGGGGADSIGGMGGGVTPIYLVNGGSTNSANSSGRLLVNKSSSGDQDLVYNRTHCGGVVNNIDLRTTSSTGASISNTIGMPAATTTAPSGSSFVAAAEPSGSVVNGTTTFANSSSSDIVVGAEQPHQQTNRELLQSVSVAGTGVAAGRTNSSSNSTSCSSSSSSCGGDGGSNFATVNSVNSGSNSGGSSSGGGNSAVSAASTKPQQQQQQQLQQHRPTASNNAGGRNGGRTTVGGTRKRNYNETDSDASELPAHSEVGSGVGDAYGGESGGAGVEVPIKDGGSGGGVADSVANGKLLATASLVAASAATDGSFLLSEQDDSNSNKRMTRSGKGKAVAATTAALSSTSSLAVGGFGSSPAAANVLVASAAKKLRRGSVAMDDETDPAASTIGDAQHLTNPPQHTAVSSANGSN